The Kaustia mangrovi genome has a segment encoding these proteins:
- a CDS encoding ABC transporter ATP-binding protein has protein sequence MDDQHSPAVLRVEDLNVKFTLGSALFGSRRTVHAVNGVDLELRSGECLGLVGESGCGKSTLALSLMGLQLPTGGRIILDGEDISAPGVDRRKRARMAQIVFQDPYSSLNPRQSVWRTLAAPLRLHGITDKDEIRDRVTEALGRVGLRPELADRYPHEFSGGQRQRIGIARALILEPKIMVLDEPVSALDVSIRAQIINLLLEMKETLGLAYVMISHDLGVVEHMSDRVAVMYLGRIVESADWKAIFTEPRHPYTRALISAIPDPFGKGIGTKIGGEVPNPIDLPTGCSFHPRCPHAADACRQPPVPELEEIDEGHFVRCIRAREIGQGE, from the coding sequence ATGGATGATCAGCACTCTCCCGCCGTCCTCAGGGTCGAGGACCTCAACGTCAAGTTCACGCTTGGCAGCGCGCTGTTCGGCAGCCGGCGGACCGTGCACGCCGTCAATGGCGTCGACCTCGAGCTGCGCTCGGGCGAATGCTTAGGGCTGGTCGGCGAATCGGGGTGCGGAAAGTCGACGCTCGCGCTCTCGCTCATGGGCCTGCAATTGCCGACCGGCGGGCGCATCATTCTCGATGGCGAGGACATTTCGGCCCCCGGCGTCGACCGGCGCAAGCGGGCGCGCATGGCGCAGATCGTCTTCCAGGATCCCTATTCCTCGCTCAATCCGCGCCAGTCGGTCTGGCGAACGCTCGCGGCACCGCTGCGCCTGCACGGCATCACCGACAAGGACGAGATCCGCGACCGGGTGACGGAGGCTCTGGGTCGCGTGGGGCTGCGGCCCGAGCTTGCCGACCGCTATCCGCACGAATTCTCCGGCGGTCAGCGTCAGCGCATCGGGATTGCCCGTGCGCTGATCCTCGAGCCGAAGATCATGGTCCTCGACGAGCCGGTCTCCGCGCTCGACGTCTCGATCCGCGCGCAGATCATCAATCTGCTGCTGGAGATGAAGGAAACGCTCGGCCTCGCCTATGTCATGATCAGCCACGATCTCGGCGTCGTCGAGCATATGAGCGACCGTGTCGCGGTCATGTATCTCGGACGCATCGTGGAGAGCGCGGACTGGAAAGCCATCTTCACCGAGCCGCGCCACCCCTATACGCGCGCGCTGATCTCCGCGATCCCCGACCCGTTCGGCAAGGGGATCGGCACGAAGATCGGCGGCGAGGTGCCCAACCCGATCGACCTGCCGACGGGCTGCAGCTTCCACCCGCGCTGTCCGCACGCCGCCGATGCCTGCAGGCAGCCCCCCGTCCCCGAGCTGGAGGAGATCGACGAGGGGCATTTCGTCCGCTGCATCAGGGCCCGCGAGATCGGCCAAGGAGAATGA